ATAAAGTTGCGCCTATTGTTGAGGTAATTAGTTATGACTAAGCCTGTGATTTTAACCGATCTGGACGACACCTTATTTCAAACACGTCGAAAAATGGTGGATGAGTTAGCACTTGAACCGTATCGAACGGGTGCGCTTGATAGAAGCTTAAAGCCTCGTAGTTTTATGACACAAGAGCAAGCCATGCTTGTTGATTGGATGTTAGAACATGCCGATGTCATTCCCGTCACAGCACGAGGCACTGAAGAAATCAGCCGAGTCACTATTCCATTTCATTCATGGGCAATCACCACACATGGTGCGGTGATATTAACACCTGAAGGTACGGCTGATACACAATGGCAAAACTATATTACTCAAAGCTTAGCGCCATATACACAGCGTTTGTTGACTCTACAACAGTCAATTACGCAATTAATGGCCGAACGACATATTGATGGTTGGGCGCGAATTAACTATGAATATGATGATTTGCCTATTTATTTAGTGATGAAGCATAACGATAGCACCCGACTAGAAGAGCTATACGCCATAGGTGATGAGATAGAAAAAACATTCTCAACCGAAGGTTTTTATATTCATCGCAACAGTAACAATATTGCTTGGTTACCTGAACCTATTGAAAAAGGTAAAGCCGTCACCTATTTGCTTAATAAATTAAAAGTAGAACGTGGCGTTTTTCCTGTCATTGGTTTAGGCGATAGCCTGAGTGATCATCGTTTTATGAAATTATGCAGTTGGTATGGGCTTCCTCGCCAAAGCCAATTCGCTGATGCGATCAACACAAAAATTTTTGGAGAATAAACATGATGGATCATAAACCGTTTTCAGGATCTTATGTATCAGGTGATGTCGATTTTCTACTTCAACCCGTCAATATTGAAATGACACCCGTTGAGTTAAAAGAAGAGCTGATACAGTCAGGTAAACGCCACTATTCTGACATGCTAAGCCAAGAGCCAGAACCCACAACATGGCATCTAGATCTGTTTGAAAAAGCGCTAGAAGCCGGTGCGACACGCTTAGCAACTGAAGTGAT
This genomic stretch from Proteus vulgaris harbors:
- a CDS encoding Predicted hydrolase (HAD superfamily) yields the protein MTKPVILTDLDDTLFQTRRKMVDELALEPYRTGALDRSLKPRSFMTQEQAMLVDWMLEHADVIPVTARGTEEISRVTIPFHSWAITTHGAVILTPEGTADTQWQNYITQSLAPYTQRLLTLQQSITQLMAERHIDGWARINYEYDDLPIYLVMKHNDSTRLEELYAIGDEIEKTFSTEGFYIHRNSNNIAWLPEPIEKGKAVTYLLNKLKVERGVFPVIGLGDSLSDHRFMKLCSWYGLPRQSQFADAINTKIFGE